Proteins found in one Triticum urartu cultivar G1812 chromosome 4, Tu2.1, whole genome shotgun sequence genomic segment:
- the LOC125550229 gene encoding uncharacterized protein LOC125550229: MITRSKLVEQLRDYQIRSQHKRDIIGAISWGLLCCLLIVSSYMMLYFRHFWLSAVIISVGILLPAGLYILRQRKLAKKRERRLLLPLSM; the protein is encoded by the exons ATGATAACCCGGTCGAAGCTGGTGGAGCAGCTGCGCGACTACCAGATCCGATCCCAGCACAA GCGCGACATTATCGGAGCTATCTCATGGGGCTTGCTGTGCTGTCTCCTAATAGTATCCTCATACATGATGCTGTACTTCAGGCACTTCTGGTTATCAGCCGTCATCATCTCCGTCGGCATTCTTCTCCCCGCCGGCCTGTATATTTTGAGGCAGAGGAAGCTGGCTAAGAAAAGAGAGCGGAGATTATTGTTGCCTCTCTCCATGTAA